The nucleotide window GTGGTCGAAGATCAGCCACGCCGTGGCGTTGGGCATGGTGCCCGTCTCCGGGTCGACCTCCCGCATGATCTTTCCGAACTGGTCGTAAGCGAGGGCCTCGTTCGCAAAGCGCTCACCCTTGCTGTTCACCATGATGCTGTGCGGCAGCGCTCGTTCGCCCAGGAACACACGGCTGAGCGGGCGGCCCTCCAGCTCCTCCCCGGGAAGCTGCACCCCGGGCATCCACCAGGCGTCCTCCATGCCGGTCAGATCGGCGCCCACCGCCTTGGCCAGCTGCACCGCGATCCCGTTATGGCCATCGGGAGAAACCTGCACGCCCAGGGGAGCGCCGAGGTAGGTCTCGGTGACCTCAGGGGAGCTCTCGAACCCTCCGCTGGCCAGAACAACCCCCTTGGCGGCTCGCACCGTGTGCTCGGCGCCACCCGCCTGCACGACGATCCCCCGCACCTCGGACTCCTCAATGACCAGGCTTACCGCAGGCGCCTCGACCCGCACGTCGACACCGTTGCGCAGGCAAGCCTCGAGCAGGGCCCCGACCAGTGCGGGGCCGGCCAGCCAGACGTTGTCGATGCCGATGCCACCGAGCAACCAGAACGGGAGCGGGTTTCTGGCCATGCCGGTGGTCAGCGCCGGCCGCACGTACTTAGCGGCCTCACCGAGCCCCTCCGGGGAGTACGGGCCGGGGAACAGGGCCCGGCCGACGGATGCGCCGTCGATGTCGGAGCGGTAGTCCGGCCAGATCGTCGGGATCCACCCGAAGGCGGTGTGCTCCTCGATGTACCGGGCGACGTGGGGGCCGGTTTCCAGAAACTTCTCGATCAGCTCGTGGTCGAGGACCTTGTCCCTGCCCTCGCCGTAGATGTACCGCCTGGCCTGGTCCAGGTCGTCTTTCACCTTCAGGTCCTCGGTCGAAAAACCGTGGCTGGGGATCCAAGCTGCACCCGCCGAGATCCCTGTGGCGCCGCCGACGATCTCTCGGGACTCGACGACGAGGACTCGTGCTCCCTCCTTGGCGGCGGTGAGCGCCGCCATCAGGCCCGCACCGCCGGACCCGACGATCGCCACGTCCACCTCGCCCGGGATGCCCTTTTGGGACACGTTGCCGATGGAGCCGCTGTGCTGAGTCGAAGTACCAACCATGAGGTCCTCCGGAGGATTAGTTGTGTTCCGAGACCGGCCCCACAACAAGAGGCGGGACCGCCCGAAAATTTTTCAGGGCAACCATATATCGCCTGTTTGCCATCGTCGACCAGCCCGGAGGGCCTACA belongs to Actinomycetota bacterium and includes:
- a CDS encoding FAD-dependent oxidoreductase, whose amino-acid sequence is MVGTSTQHSGSIGNVSQKGIPGEVDVAIVGSGGAGLMAALTAAKEGARVLVVESREIVGGATGISAGAAWIPSHGFSTEDLKVKDDLDQARRYIYGEGRDKVLDHELIEKFLETGPHVARYIEEHTAFGWIPTIWPDYRSDIDGASVGRALFPGPYSPEGLGEAAKYVRPALTTGMARNPLPFWLLGGIGIDNVWLAGPALVGALLEACLRNGVDVRVEAPAVSLVIEESEVRGIVVQAGGAEHTVRAAKGVVLASGGFESSPEVTETYLGAPLGVQVSPDGHNGIAVQLAKAVGADLTGMEDAWWMPGVQLPGEELEGRPLSRVFLGERALPHSIMVNSKGERFANEALAYDQFGKIMREVDPETGTMPNATAWLIFDHNYWTKFGIFGVTPGGEVPEYLHRGDTLSELAAKIGVDEVGLLRTVDRFNAGAVQASDPDFNRGDTLFDRYFGAYYPRLGKLSPDEHIPAVTAKLRTGIGAAIGPIVSKLAGRVAKKNDPERLRSIVVGPMAKIIRPMLKSPKSSVLGPVNTPPYYALKVEASALGTVGGPRTDALGRALNTEGKVIPGLYAAGNAGGAPTKGFYGGAGGTISLGLVFGYLAGREAARQKDDA